A single region of the Streptomyces sp. NBC_01381 genome encodes:
- a CDS encoding carbohydrate ABC transporter permease, protein MTTLQPPAAAAPRPAGPPPRRARRSWRGWGFIGPFLLVFALVFLAPLLYSVYLSLFRTQLIGGTTFVGLDNYQQALQDGKFWDAVFRVGLFLLVQVPIMLGIALLVALAIDSGRLYGKDFFRISVFLPYAVPAVVATLMWGFMYGPRFGLVGDINDAFGVHLPDPLSSDLVLASIGNIVTWEFVGYNMLIFYSALRVIPHSLYEAAQIDGAGQWRVISAIKLPAIRGALVIATIFSIIGSFQLFNEPAILQKLAPNAITTDYTPNYYTYSLSFSGQQHNYSATVAIVMGVLTMVVAYVVQLRGMRKGA, encoded by the coding sequence ATGACGACGCTTCAACCGCCGGCGGCAGCAGCCCCCCGCCCGGCCGGGCCACCGCCGCGGCGCGCACGCCGCTCATGGAGGGGATGGGGGTTCATCGGGCCGTTCCTGCTTGTCTTCGCGCTGGTCTTCCTGGCGCCGCTGCTGTACTCGGTCTATCTGAGCCTGTTCCGGACACAACTCATCGGCGGCACCACCTTCGTGGGCCTGGACAACTACCAACAGGCCCTGCAGGACGGCAAGTTCTGGGACGCCGTCTTCCGTGTAGGCCTCTTCCTCCTTGTCCAGGTGCCGATCATGCTGGGCATCGCCCTGCTTGTGGCGCTCGCGATCGACAGCGGCCGCCTGTACGGCAAGGACTTCTTCCGGATCTCCGTCTTCCTGCCGTATGCCGTACCCGCCGTCGTCGCGACGCTGATGTGGGGCTTCATGTACGGGCCCCGCTTCGGCCTGGTCGGCGACATCAACGACGCGTTCGGCGTCCACCTGCCCGACCCGCTCTCATCGGACCTGGTCCTGGCGTCGATCGGCAACATCGTCACCTGGGAGTTCGTCGGCTACAACATGCTGATCTTCTACTCCGCGCTGCGCGTCATCCCGCACTCGCTCTACGAGGCCGCGCAGATCGACGGCGCCGGCCAGTGGCGGGTCATCTCGGCGATCAAGCTTCCGGCGATCCGCGGCGCCCTGGTCATCGCCACGATCTTCTCGATCATCGGCAGCTTCCAGCTCTTCAACGAGCCCGCCATCCTCCAGAAGCTCGCGCCCAACGCGATCACCACGGACTACACCCCGAACTACTACACCTACTCGCTGTCCTTCTCCGGCCAGCAGCACAACTACTCCGCGACGGTCGCCATCGTCATGGGCGTGCTCACCATGGTCGTCGCCTATGTCGTCCAGCTGCGCGGCATGCGCAAGGGAGCGTGA
- a CDS encoding PIG-L family deacetylase produces the protein MTGRPLTLMAVHAHPDDEATGTGGVLARYAAEGIRTVLVTCTDGRCGDGPEGVKPGDPGHDPEAVALMRRQELKESCDVLKVGDLELLDYADSGMMGWPSNDAPGAFWQTPVEEGAARLAELMRHYRPDVVVTYDENGFYGHPDHIQAHRITMAALEMTELTPKVYWTTMPRSGMQRFGELMREFHPDMPEPDPAEAAAMAEIGLPDDEITTWVDTLAFSGQKFDALAAHASQGENIFFLKMGKERFGELMGMETFVRVKDTTGATVPENDLFAGLR, from the coding sequence ATGACTGGCCGGCCCTTGACGCTCATGGCAGTACACGCCCACCCCGATGACGAGGCCACCGGAACCGGAGGCGTCCTCGCGCGGTACGCGGCGGAAGGCATCCGCACGGTTCTCGTGACCTGTACCGACGGCCGTTGCGGTGACGGCCCTGAGGGCGTCAAGCCGGGCGATCCCGGGCACGATCCGGAGGCCGTCGCCTTGATGCGCCGTCAAGAACTCAAGGAGAGCTGTGACGTCCTGAAGGTCGGCGATCTGGAGCTGCTCGACTATGCCGACTCCGGGATGATGGGCTGGCCGAGCAACGACGCCCCCGGAGCCTTCTGGCAGACCCCCGTGGAGGAAGGCGCCGCCCGACTCGCCGAGCTCATGCGGCACTACCGGCCCGATGTGGTCGTCACGTACGACGAGAACGGCTTCTACGGCCACCCCGACCACATCCAGGCCCACCGCATCACGATGGCGGCGCTGGAGATGACCGAGCTGACACCGAAGGTGTACTGGACGACGATGCCCCGCTCGGGGATGCAGCGGTTCGGGGAGCTCATGCGCGAGTTTCACCCGGACATGCCGGAGCCGGATCCTGCCGAGGCCGCCGCGATGGCCGAGATCGGGCTGCCCGACGACGAGATCACCACGTGGGTCGACACCCTCGCGTTCAGCGGTCAGAAGTTCGACGCGCTGGCCGCGCACGCCAGTCAGGGCGAGAACATCTTCTTCCTCAAGATGGGCAAGGAGAGGTTCGGCGAGTTGATGGGCATGGAGACCTTCGTACGCGTCAAGGACACCACCGGCGCGACCGTACCCGAGAACGATCTCTTCGCCGGACTGCGCTGA
- a CDS encoding ATP/GTP-binding protein, with protein sequence MVSRPALDDDAYVRRGAEQTAVKILVVGHFAVGKTTLISTLSEISPLSTEESMTRVSETVDDLKGVRGKTTTTVALDFGRLTLSDRVVLYLFGTPGQQRFVNLWEDMARGALGALVLVDPERLSDSFAVMDLIEEHGLDYAIAINHFDGTPARTEAAVREALDLLPDTPVVVMDARDQRSSTDALITLVRHLQQRAALEHA encoded by the coding sequence ATGGTCTCAAGGCCCGCCTTGGATGATGACGCCTACGTACGGCGCGGCGCGGAGCAGACCGCTGTGAAGATCCTGGTCGTCGGACACTTCGCTGTCGGCAAGACCACACTCATCAGCACGCTCTCCGAGATCAGCCCGCTGTCCACCGAGGAGAGCATGACGCGCGTCTCCGAGACCGTGGACGATCTCAAGGGGGTGCGGGGCAAGACCACCACCACGGTCGCCCTGGACTTCGGACGGCTGACGCTCAGCGACCGCGTGGTGCTCTATCTGTTCGGCACCCCGGGACAACAGCGGTTCGTCAACCTCTGGGAAGACATGGCCCGCGGCGCCCTGGGAGCCCTGGTCCTGGTCGACCCCGAGCGGCTGTCGGACTCGTTCGCCGTCATGGACCTGATCGAGGAACACGGCCTCGACTACGCCATCGCCATCAACCACTTCGACGGTACTCCGGCGCGTACAGAGGCGGCAGTGCGCGAAGCGCTCGACCTGCTGCCCGATACCCCGGTCGTCGTCATGGACGCGCGGGACCAGAGATCGTCGACAGACGCACTGATCACGCTAGTTCGCCACCTACAGCAACGCGCCGCCCTGGAGCACGCATGA
- a CDS encoding tryptophan dimethylallyltransferase family protein, with amino-acid sequence MSALLMPDSASASAAGSNRTTLGEHVLGQLLRLAPIAGLTDADTRTYGQVLMDSLADTAHRPLTLPPASLSFISDDHTPVEFSLAFTPDAAPTLRMLVEPGCASGDMAESGRVGLKVIREMADRWNFSTAQLDVLEDLLFPDAAEGPMALWYALDLRPGGIPGVKVYLNPSVDGPENAARTVREALYRLGHADAFAALPDGAGYPFIALDLGSWATPRARVYVKHPRMSADDAVTVSRTAPDLAEDQVRSFFRLAAESVPLPGRKAGESPRLLRRPALTCHAFTDRETASPSGFTLHIPVRDYVRDDEEALARATALLTHFGMDASALRRALAALTSRELTDGVGLIAYLALAHQQHRQPRVTVYLSSEAYAVRPPPSLPPRESSAP; translated from the coding sequence GTGAGTGCGCTCCTGATGCCCGACTCCGCGTCGGCATCCGCCGCCGGATCCAACAGAACAACGCTCGGCGAACACGTCCTGGGCCAACTGCTGCGCCTGGCCCCCATCGCCGGGCTGACGGACGCGGACACGCGCACGTACGGCCAGGTCCTGATGGACTCCCTGGCGGACACCGCGCACCGGCCGTTGACTCTGCCGCCGGCCTCGCTCAGCTTCATCTCCGATGACCACACCCCGGTCGAGTTCTCCCTCGCCTTCACCCCGGATGCCGCTCCGACCCTGCGGATGCTGGTGGAACCCGGTTGCGCTTCCGGTGACATGGCCGAGAGCGGTCGTGTCGGTCTGAAGGTCATCCGTGAGATGGCCGACCGGTGGAATTTCTCCACCGCTCAACTCGACGTCTTGGAAGACCTCCTCTTCCCGGATGCCGCGGAGGGGCCGATGGCTCTCTGGTACGCGCTGGATCTGCGTCCCGGAGGAATACCCGGGGTCAAGGTCTATCTGAACCCCTCCGTCGACGGCCCCGAGAACGCGGCCCGGACAGTGCGGGAAGCGCTGTACCGACTCGGCCACGCCGACGCGTTCGCAGCGCTTCCCGACGGGGCGGGCTACCCCTTCATCGCCCTCGACCTGGGCAGTTGGGCGACGCCTCGCGCCAGGGTGTACGTCAAGCATCCCCGCATGTCCGCAGACGATGCTGTCACGGTGAGCCGTACCGCGCCCGACCTGGCGGAAGACCAGGTCAGATCCTTCTTCCGGCTGGCCGCAGAATCGGTCCCACTGCCCGGTCGGAAGGCCGGAGAGAGCCCGCGGTTACTACGGCGGCCCGCGCTCACCTGTCATGCCTTCACTGACAGAGAGACCGCCTCACCGAGCGGCTTTACGCTGCACATTCCCGTCCGGGACTACGTCCGCGACGACGAGGAGGCCCTCGCCCGGGCTACGGCCCTGCTGACCCACTTCGGCATGGACGCATCAGCTCTCCGCCGAGCCCTGGCCGCCCTCACCTCCCGGGAACTCACCGACGGCGTCGGGCTGATCGCCTACCTGGCCCTCGCGCATCAGCAGCACCGGCAGCCCCGCGTCACCGTCTACCTCTCCTCCGAGGCGTACGCGGTCCGCCCGCCGCCGTCCCTGCCCCCGCGGGAATCAAGCGCCCCCTAA
- the eno gene encoding phosphopyruvate hydratase, with translation MVSRAVESTVIQSVTARRVLDSRGNPTVEADVLLVDGSLGRAAVPSGASTGAREAVELRDGDPGRWHGKGVDRAVAHVNGDIASAVVGRDADDQAGLDAALVALDGTADKSRLGANALLGVSLAAAKAAAAAHRQPLYRYLGGADARLLPLPMMNIINGGAHADNPLDFQEFMIAPVGAATFAEAVRMGSEVFHTLRRDLLSAGHATGVGDEGGFAPALRTAEEALDFVMAAIDRTGYRPGTDIGLVMDPASSEFFQDGTYVYAGEGVCRTPTEHVDYLAKLIDAYPVVSIEDPMAEDDLDGWRELTARVGDRCQLTGDDVFCTNEDLLREGIRTGVGNSVLVKVNQIGTLTEALATVATAHRAGWTVVMSHRSGETEDTTIADLAVATGCGQIKTGSLSRSDRTAKYNQLIRIEEELGASARYAGGAALHRF, from the coding sequence ATGGTTTCCAGGGCAGTTGAGTCCACCGTCATTCAGTCCGTCACCGCCCGCAGGGTGCTCGACAGCCGGGGCAACCCCACCGTCGAGGCCGATGTCCTTCTCGTCGACGGATCCCTCGGCCGCGCCGCGGTCCCGTCCGGCGCCTCCACCGGCGCACGCGAAGCGGTGGAGCTGCGCGACGGGGATCCCGGGCGCTGGCACGGCAAGGGCGTCGACCGTGCGGTGGCCCACGTCAACGGCGACATCGCGTCCGCGGTCGTGGGGCGCGACGCCGACGACCAGGCCGGTCTCGATGCCGCGCTCGTCGCACTCGACGGTACGGCGGACAAGTCCCGCCTCGGCGCCAACGCACTCCTCGGCGTCTCCCTCGCCGCCGCCAAGGCCGCCGCGGCGGCCCACCGTCAGCCCCTCTACCGCTACCTCGGCGGGGCCGACGCCCGTCTTCTCCCGCTGCCGATGATGAACATCATCAACGGCGGCGCCCACGCCGACAACCCGCTGGACTTCCAGGAGTTCATGATCGCTCCGGTGGGCGCGGCGACCTTCGCCGAAGCCGTCCGCATGGGATCCGAGGTCTTTCACACGCTCCGCCGCGACCTGCTGTCCGCCGGGCACGCCACGGGCGTCGGCGACGAGGGTGGCTTCGCGCCCGCGCTGCGCACGGCGGAGGAGGCACTCGACTTCGTCATGGCGGCCATCGACCGCACCGGATACCGGCCCGGCACGGACATCGGCCTTGTCATGGACCCGGCCTCGTCGGAGTTCTTCCAGGACGGTACGTATGTGTACGCGGGCGAGGGCGTGTGCCGTACGCCCACCGAGCACGTCGACTACTTGGCCAAGCTGATCGACGCGTACCCGGTCGTCTCCATCGAGGACCCGATGGCCGAGGACGACCTGGACGGCTGGCGTGAGCTGACCGCCCGCGTCGGCGACCGCTGCCAGCTCACCGGCGACGACGTGTTCTGCACCAACGAGGATCTGCTGCGCGAGGGCATCCGCACCGGCGTCGGCAACTCCGTCCTGGTCAAGGTCAACCAGATCGGCACCCTCACCGAAGCCCTCGCCACGGTCGCCACCGCGCACCGTGCGGGTTGGACCGTCGTCATGTCGCACCGCTCCGGCGAGACGGAGGACACCACCATCGCGGACCTGGCGGTGGCGACGGGCTGCGGTCAGATAAAGACCGGGTCACTGTCCCGGTCCGACCGTACGGCGAAGTACAACCAACTCATCAGGATCGAGGAGGAGTTGGGCGCGTCGGCGCGGTACGCGGGCGGAGCGGCACTGCACCGCTTCTGA
- a CDS encoding ATP-binding protein: MTNYLQDPAVWALTAGVPAAATLVVRQRRAIRALRQERQQSEASNADLRSQYAALEASLVELRSSYDEIVRQAKEEAENATKTVLKSAMRTLQGLAAEQQKAISQLQQKYGDSAVLRDMLDIDHMNSQFGRRAQSIAVLCQGWLGRQRDPASVYDVIRSAQGRIRHFPRVEILSQINFAVTSRAVEPVALAVAELLDNATSYSAPETVVEINVRTVPSGICIVIDDAGVGMNEEEKTHASSLLSGARAASVSDLGNPPQFGFAVIGALCARYDFSVTVDTASPYGGVRAVVLLPKDLLTSMPEPKPTAAPTDPVSNGSEPEAPATTADGLPKRRRKRTMSVVPSGEPPARQPARSSSETASILGAFQRGTEHGRTTLPDLEDQPGHADARKGPDAP; the protein is encoded by the coding sequence ATGACGAACTACTTGCAGGATCCGGCGGTCTGGGCTTTGACTGCCGGCGTCCCTGCTGCGGCCACTCTCGTTGTGCGCCAGCGTAGGGCGATCAGAGCTTTACGTCAGGAGAGACAGCAGTCTGAGGCGTCCAACGCCGACCTGCGAAGCCAGTACGCCGCCCTTGAAGCCAGTCTCGTCGAACTGCGCAGCAGTTACGACGAGATTGTTCGGCAGGCCAAGGAGGAGGCGGAGAACGCGACGAAGACCGTACTGAAGTCCGCGATGCGGACACTCCAGGGTCTCGCCGCGGAGCAGCAGAAGGCCATCTCCCAGTTGCAGCAGAAGTACGGCGACTCAGCCGTTCTGCGGGACATGCTGGACATCGACCACATGAACAGTCAATTCGGCAGACGCGCGCAGTCCATAGCCGTGCTGTGTCAGGGTTGGCTCGGCAGACAGCGGGACCCGGCGTCGGTCTATGACGTGATCCGCAGCGCTCAGGGAAGGATCCGTCACTTCCCGCGGGTCGAGATTCTTTCGCAGATCAATTTCGCCGTGACCAGCAGGGCGGTCGAGCCGGTCGCGCTCGCAGTCGCCGAATTGCTCGACAATGCCACGAGCTATTCGGCGCCTGAAACCGTGGTCGAGATCAACGTGCGGACGGTGCCGAGCGGCATCTGCATCGTGATCGACGACGCGGGTGTCGGGATGAACGAGGAGGAGAAGACCCACGCCTCGTCCCTCCTGTCGGGTGCACGTGCGGCCAGCGTCAGCGATCTCGGCAACCCGCCGCAGTTCGGCTTCGCGGTGATCGGCGCCTTGTGTGCTCGCTACGACTTCAGCGTGACGGTCGACACCGCCTCTCCCTACGGTGGCGTTCGCGCGGTGGTTCTCCTCCCGAAGGACCTGCTTACCAGCATGCCGGAGCCGAAGCCCACCGCTGCCCCGACGGACCCGGTCTCGAACGGGAGTGAGCCGGAGGCGCCGGCGACCACGGCCGACGGGCTGCCCAAACGCAGGCGCAAGCGGACCATGAGTGTGGTGCCGAGCGGCGAGCCCCCCGCCCGCCAGCCCGCTCGTTCGAGCAGTGAGACGGCATCGATCCTCGGTGCCTTCCAGCGCGGCACCGAGCACGGCAGGACCACGCTGCCGGACCTCGAGGACCAGCCGGGCCACGCCGACGCACGCAAAGGACCTGACGCCCCGTGA
- a CDS encoding tryptophanase, with protein MEPYRIKVVEPLALTTRAQREEALKRVAYNPFDLRADEVTIDLLSDSGTGALSAAQLAAGMNADESYAGSRSFYRWHAVVSELTGYPHILPTHQGRAAERILFAALLEPGSTVLSNTHFDTTRANVELTGCQARDLPCAEAADLDSDYPFKGNIDLSALQQALEGAHESPVSAVVMTITNNGGGGQPVSMENLRRTAELCRRHSVPMILDAARFAENAWLVTRRESGYQDRTPRQVSEEAFSLADGCIMSAKKDGIVHIGGFIGLKDPELAEKCNGLLIATEGFSTYGGLAGRDLDMMAQGLLEVTEPTYLAERAEAANYLAERIRAVGVDIVEPAGLHALYLNAGRLLPHIPPHQYPGTALVCELYLRGGIRSAELGSLYLGEEDEQGNPLKSAPYELVRLALPRRVYTRSHYDHVAQTLADIAKDPSSVHGYRIVGQSPILRHFSIQLEPVKSAG; from the coding sequence GTGGAGCCCTACCGCATCAAGGTTGTCGAGCCCCTCGCCCTCACGACTCGCGCGCAGCGCGAGGAGGCCCTCAAGCGGGTCGCCTACAACCCCTTCGACCTGCGTGCCGACGAGGTCACCATTGATCTGCTGAGTGACTCGGGAACAGGCGCGCTCTCCGCAGCCCAGCTGGCCGCCGGTATGAACGCCGACGAGTCCTACGCCGGATCCCGTTCGTTCTACCGCTGGCACGCCGTCGTCAGCGAACTCACCGGATATCCACACATCTTGCCGACCCATCAAGGAAGGGCGGCGGAACGCATTCTGTTCGCCGCGCTCCTGGAACCCGGCAGCACCGTCCTGTCGAACACTCACTTCGACACCACTCGCGCCAACGTGGAACTGACCGGCTGCCAGGCACGTGACCTGCCCTGCGCCGAGGCCGCGGACCTCGACAGCGACTATCCCTTCAAGGGCAACATCGACCTGTCCGCTCTTCAGCAGGCACTCGAGGGCGCACACGAGTCCCCTGTCTCGGCCGTGGTGATGACCATCACCAACAACGGCGGTGGCGGGCAGCCGGTCTCCATGGAGAATCTGCGCCGGACGGCCGAACTGTGCCGCCGCCACAGCGTCCCCATGATCCTGGACGCCGCGCGCTTCGCGGAGAACGCCTGGCTGGTGACCCGCCGCGAATCCGGATACCAGGACCGCACCCCTCGCCAGGTCTCCGAAGAGGCCTTCAGCCTGGCGGACGGATGCATCATGAGCGCCAAGAAGGACGGCATCGTCCACATCGGCGGCTTCATCGGTCTCAAGGACCCCGAACTCGCCGAGAAGTGCAATGGGTTGCTCATCGCCACCGAAGGCTTCTCCACCTATGGCGGTCTGGCCGGCCGTGATCTCGACATGATGGCCCAAGGCCTCCTCGAGGTCACCGAGCCGACCTATCTGGCGGAGCGCGCCGAGGCAGCCAACTACCTTGCCGAGCGCATCCGCGCCGTCGGCGTCGACATCGTCGAACCCGCAGGCCTGCATGCCCTCTACCTCAACGCCGGGCGTCTCCTGCCCCACATACCGCCTCATCAGTACCCCGGCACCGCACTGGTCTGCGAGCTCTATCTGCGTGGGGGCATCCGCTCCGCAGAGCTGGGATCCCTTTACCTCGGCGAGGAGGACGAACAGGGAAACCCCCTGAAGAGCGCGCCTTACGAACTGGTGAGGCTGGCGCTCCCGCGCCGGGTCTACACCCGCAGCCATTACGACCATGTCGCCCAGACCCTGGCGGACATAGCCAAGGATCCCAGCTCGGTACACGGCTATCGCATCGTTGGGCAGTCACCGATCCTGCGCCATTTCAGCATTCAGCTGGAACCGGTGAAATCCGCGGGCTGA
- a CDS encoding DUF742 domain-containing protein, with protein MTDQDLPEPELESGHLVRPYVITGGRDLPGENQFALITLVTTAADQRQRPARLSPEEQQVLEMCAGGYLSVAEIAGHTHLPLGVLKVLLSSLAEGGYLLTRAPVPQARLVDKELLQEVLDGLKARLG; from the coding sequence ATGACCGACCAAGACCTCCCTGAGCCCGAACTCGAATCGGGCCACTTAGTCCGGCCCTATGTCATCACCGGCGGGCGGGATCTTCCCGGCGAGAACCAGTTTGCGCTCATTACTCTCGTCACGACGGCCGCCGACCAGCGGCAGCGTCCCGCTCGGCTCTCTCCCGAAGAGCAGCAGGTCCTCGAGATGTGCGCGGGCGGCTACCTCTCCGTCGCCGAGATCGCCGGGCACACCCATCTCCCCCTGGGCGTGCTCAAAGTCCTTCTCAGCTCCCTCGCAGAGGGCGGCTACCTGCTGACCCGCGCGCCGGTGCCCCAGGCTCGCCTGGTCGACAAAGAACTCTTGCAGGAGGTGCTGGATGGTCTCAAGGCCCGCCTTGGATGA
- a CDS encoding roadblock/LC7 domain-containing protein: MSTDLSWMLESALEIPGALHAVLVSGDGLPMSRTSGLGRDSADKVAAAMSGVHSLSRSLGFFCDDDSLQWRQTLVEFDGGWVFLVSAGTGAYLAVAANLDVDMADITFRMQQLVGQLGKELTTPPREDIGHRR; encoded by the coding sequence GTGAGTACTGATCTGTCCTGGATGCTCGAGAGTGCCCTGGAGATTCCCGGGGCCCTGCATGCGGTTCTGGTCTCCGGCGACGGGCTGCCGATGTCCCGTACTTCGGGGCTCGGTCGCGATTCGGCCGACAAGGTCGCCGCCGCGATGAGCGGAGTGCATTCTCTCAGCCGCTCCCTCGGGTTCTTCTGTGACGACGACAGCCTGCAGTGGCGTCAGACGCTGGTCGAGTTCGACGGCGGCTGGGTCTTCCTCGTCTCCGCGGGGACGGGCGCCTACCTCGCGGTCGCGGCGAACCTCGACGTCGACATGGCCGACATCACCTTCCGCATGCAGCAGCTCGTCGGCCAGCTGGGCAAGGAACTGACGACACCACCCCGCGAAGACATCGGCCATCGCCGATGA
- a CDS encoding cytochrome P450, whose product MTTAPVPPPGCPAHDSGQPVPLHTAQFAADPHAFYAYMRHHGPATPVELAPGVEATLVTDYGAALDLLQNPAVFRKDPHGWQALSEGRIPADSPVLPLLAPRPNCMFTDGAPHLRLRQAVTDSLARISDIQLSRNVERVAEYLIAQFSARGSADLLNDYAKPFPLFMFNELFGCPPEIGDRVMFGIGGMFDGVNAEQANQVLVQAVGELVALKRDQPGEDVTSWLMEHPAQLNDMEMVHQLVLLLGAGAEPLRGLLGNTLHHVFTNERFARSGLLDEALDDTLWRNPPMANYAPHYPAVDTDVAGHKVRAGELVMVSFAAANASLADQAGSNRSHLAWSAGPHACPSKDPARLITLTAIEHLLNELPDVELAVPEESLAWRPGPFNRALAQLPVRFGPVKPRASAQPQTQQPETPRQPQAPQRSVPSTEQGNAKRPGRWSAFLTWLQG is encoded by the coding sequence ATGACCACCGCCCCCGTCCCGCCACCCGGCTGCCCCGCGCACGACAGCGGTCAGCCGGTCCCCCTCCACACGGCACAGTTCGCCGCCGACCCGCATGCCTTCTACGCGTACATGCGCCATCACGGACCCGCTACGCCCGTCGAGCTCGCTCCCGGAGTGGAAGCGACCCTGGTGACGGACTACGGCGCGGCGCTCGATCTGCTGCAGAATCCGGCGGTCTTCCGTAAGGACCCACACGGCTGGCAAGCCCTCAGTGAAGGACGGATACCCGCCGACAGCCCGGTCCTTCCCCTGCTCGCCCCGCGGCCCAACTGCATGTTCACCGACGGCGCCCCCCACTTGCGGCTGCGCCAGGCCGTCACCGACAGTCTGGCCCGGATCAGCGACATCCAGCTGAGCCGGAACGTCGAGCGGGTCGCCGAGTATCTCATCGCCCAGTTCAGCGCCCGCGGTTCGGCTGACCTGCTCAACGACTACGCCAAGCCGTTTCCCCTGTTCATGTTCAACGAACTCTTCGGCTGCCCGCCGGAGATCGGTGACCGGGTGATGTTCGGCATCGGCGGCATGTTCGACGGCGTCAACGCGGAACAGGCCAACCAGGTGCTCGTCCAGGCCGTCGGTGAACTGGTCGCCCTGAAGCGGGACCAGCCGGGCGAGGACGTCACCTCCTGGCTGATGGAGCATCCCGCGCAGCTGAACGACATGGAAATGGTTCACCAGCTCGTGCTGCTTCTCGGCGCCGGTGCCGAGCCGCTGCGCGGCCTCCTCGGCAACACGCTGCACCACGTGTTCACCAACGAACGTTTCGCGCGCAGCGGACTGCTGGACGAAGCTCTCGACGACACCCTGTGGCGCAATCCGCCCATGGCCAACTACGCGCCCCACTATCCGGCCGTGGACACGGATGTGGCCGGTCACAAGGTCCGCGCCGGAGAGCTGGTGATGGTGAGCTTCGCAGCCGCCAACGCCTCTCTGGCGGACCAGGCCGGCAGCAATCGTTCTCACCTCGCCTGGAGTGCCGGCCCGCACGCGTGCCCCTCCAAGGACCCCGCCCGGCTCATCACCCTGACGGCCATCGAGCACCTGCTCAACGAACTGCCCGACGTCGAACTCGCGGTCCCGGAGGAAAGCCTGGCCTGGCGGCCCGGCCCGTTCAACCGGGCATTGGCGCAGCTTCCCGTCCGGTTCGGCCCCGTCAAACCACGCGCTTCGGCACAGCCACAGACACAGCAGCCGGAGACACCCCGACAGCCCCAGGCGCCCCAGCGTTCGGTGCCGAGCACCGAACAGGGCAACGCCAAGCGCCCCGGGCGGTGGAGCGCCTTCCTCACCTGGCTGCAGGGGTGA
- a CDS encoding LacI family DNA-binding transcriptional regulator, whose amino-acid sequence MPASRPARRRSVSMADVARLAGVSSQTVSRVSNGFPGVNEATREQVLSAMRELDYRPNSAARALKSGEFRTIGVITFTLSTTGNVRTLEAIATSAAQEGYAVTLLPVAVPTQDEVRGAFSRLGELAIDAAIVIMEVHLLDDARLSLPPHVKVVVADSDAGDRYTVVDTDQVGGTREAIAHLLDLGHETVWHLAGPEKSYAAQRRTEAWRAALVQAGRTPPSLVRGDWSAESGYRAGLELAERAECTAVFAANDQMALGLLRALNERGRKVPDDVSVVGFDDIAEAGSFQPPLTTVHQDFGEVGRRCVDRVLHQVKHGAPEHGTTLVPTRLVVRASTAPPPAR is encoded by the coding sequence ATCCCCGCGAGCCGCCCCGCACGACGCCGTTCCGTGTCGATGGCGGACGTGGCCCGGCTGGCCGGGGTCTCCTCCCAGACGGTCTCCCGCGTCTCCAACGGCTTTCCCGGAGTCAACGAAGCCACCCGCGAGCAGGTCCTCTCCGCGATGAGAGAGCTCGACTACCGCCCCAACAGCGCGGCCCGCGCCCTCAAGAGCGGCGAGTTCCGCACCATCGGCGTCATCACCTTCACCCTCTCCACGACGGGCAACGTCCGCACTCTGGAGGCGATCGCCACCTCGGCCGCCCAGGAGGGGTACGCGGTCACGCTGCTGCCCGTCGCGGTGCCCACCCAGGACGAGGTCCGCGGCGCCTTCTCGCGCCTTGGCGAACTGGCCATCGACGCGGCCATCGTCATCATGGAGGTCCACCTCCTCGACGACGCGCGCCTGTCGCTGCCACCGCACGTGAAGGTCGTCGTCGCCGACTCCGACGCCGGAGACCGGTACACGGTCGTGGACACGGACCAGGTCGGCGGCACCCGTGAGGCCATCGCCCATCTCCTCGACCTCGGCCACGAGACGGTCTGGCACCTCGCGGGACCCGAGAAGTCGTACGCGGCCCAGCGCAGAACGGAAGCCTGGCGCGCGGCGCTCGTGCAGGCCGGCCGCACGCCGCCCTCGCTCGTCCGCGGCGACTGGTCGGCCGAGTCCGGCTACCGCGCCGGCCTCGAACTCGCCGAACGCGCCGAGTGCACCGCGGTGTTCGCGGCCAACGACCAGATGGCACTCGGCCTGCTGCGCGCCCTCAACGAGCGCGGCCGCAAGGTCCCCGACGACGTCTCCGTGGTCGGCTTCGACGACATCGCCGAAGCCGGCTCGTTCCAGCCGCCGCTGACCACCGTCCACCAGGACTTCGGCGAAGTCGGCCGCCGCTGCGTGGACCGCGTACTGCACCAGGTCAAACACGGCGCACCGGAGCACGGCACCACCCTGGTGCCGACCCGACTCGTGGTACGCGCGAGCACTGCCCCGCCACCTGCGCGCTGA